The region GGCTTATCCCCAATCCGGATCAATTAAGCACTAATGAAAAGGCTTTTGCAGTAGGAAGGGTTATTAAAGATACCGCATTCCGAAAGAATCTGGAGGACATTGGCGTGGTGGTAATTTTATTGAATGAGAATATATTCTCCAGTATCTACCAGGATGTTGAAGTGGGACCTTATGATATGATTGCAGTTATGGATGAATACGGAAGACTGATTTCCCAGGAAAAAGGAGGAGGAATTAAGGATATTTGGCAGCACTCTTTTATTGATAAAATATTAAATCAAAATCAGGGCTACTTCCGTCAAAAAATAGATAAAGAGGATATAATGATCACCTATTCTACTTCCTCTGTTACCGGATGGAAAACCATAAGAATGATTCCCTATAGATGCTATATGAATGAAATAAGGGATATTGGCTGGATGACCCTCACTTTGTTAATTATATGCTTGATAGGAATTTATGGCATATCATTTTTAATCGCCAGAAGGATATCCGAGCCCATTAGAGCTTTATCCGTTGCCATGAGACAAGTGGGGGATAAGAATTTCCAGGTTTCGGTTCCTGTGTGTTCCAATGACGAGATTGGGATGATTTCTGCCGGCTTTAACCACATGGTTATTAAATTGAAAAATTTATTTAATCGGATAGTCCAGGAGGAACAACAGAAGAGGAAAGCGCAAATTCGAGTCCTTCAGTATCAGATCAACCCTCATTTTCTTTATAATGCCCTGGTTTCCATTCGCATGGTAGCCATGATGCATCATGACCATGAGGTGGCTGATATGGTTTTGGCTTTAAATCGTTTATTGAGGAATACCATTAGCAAAGCAGGTCATATGATCACTGTAGCTGAGGAAATAGATAATTTAAAGGATTATTTTACATTGCAGCAGGTTCGATACAAGAATAGAATTTTGGTAGAGTATAGAATAGAAGACACAATTTTATCCTATAGAATTCCTTGGATGCTTTTGCAACCATTGGCTGAGAATGCCATATCCCATGGACTAA is a window of Bacillota bacterium DNA encoding:
- a CDS encoding sensor histidine kinase gives rise to the protein MAYYQLDPMIASLFHNDTDVQTTILFPNSGGSYVYKGYISQGDAIRNSQWYEKILYGKGQTVWVGLIPNPDQLSTNEKAFAVGRVIKDTAFRKNLEDIGVVVILLNENIFSSIYQDVEVGPYDMIAVMDEYGRLISQEKGGGIKDIWQHSFIDKILNQNQGYFRQKIDKEDIMITYSTSSVTGWKTIRMIPYRCYMNEIRDIGWMTLTLLIICLIGIYGISFLIARRISEPIRALSVAMRQVGDKNFQVSVPVCSNDEIGMISAGFNHMVIKLKNLFNRIVQEEQQKRKAQIRVLQYQINPHFLYNALVSIRMVAMMHHDHEVADMVLALNRLLRNTISKAGHMITVAEEIDNLKDYFTLQQVRYKNRILVEYRIEDTILSYRIPWMLLQPLAENAISHGLNDKLNGGDNDARIIIRGTVKGNYLLLEIEDNGRGIPEDYIRKIFDGKAEKYEDSGTHIGIKNTHDRIQLEFGNDYGISINSILGEYTRVTVRLPVISGSDKENDQCVVGG